AGGATGTGAACACGCTTCGTGTCCAGAGACATCCAATACccaatttcttttaaaagaaaaatttttattttattttatagttaaaTAAGGTTCAGGCAAATCCTATAGGAAGCATTTTAATAACAAGACGCTCTGTGTGAAGGAAACCTTCCCCTTCATCTTATTATTGTAGAACTTTGCAAAACCTTCAAACCCatagggagtttttttttattaacaaaactATTTGGACACTGTAAAGGAAATCTTCTCTTTCGTctcattattgtaagactgcaaAACCTTAAGACCCATAGggagttttttttaatgctgcCTTTCCAACGAAAAACCTTTGGAACTATTTACCTAAGAAAACCTCGATTTTTAATTCATTGGTCCAACGAAATGTGAGCCAATCTTAGACTTCACGGAAGAGCCTCGTCTTTTATGAAACGGGGCGTCACAATATCcactggaggaggagaaggaggggagaggaggaggaggaggaggaggaggaggaggaggagggtcatACCCTTCTGGTGACGACATACGAGGTGACGGCCAGTGAGTGATGGGGGCATCTACACGAGGGAGAAAAGGCAAAGAAGAGGCAAGTTGGGACGGGTTCCCAGTGGTGGCACGGGGCGAGGATGCCCGAACCCGTGCAACATAAAAACTTGGGATGCACAATaggaaccattctctctctctctctctctctctctctctctctgggcaagaCAAAAAAATTGGTAGCATGCCCCTTAAGAGAGGGAGGAGGGTAGGGATACCTAGAGTCtacggagggaggggggggggtcggggggtggggggtgtagcTAACATAGAAAATATGCTTTGAAAGATACTGTTGATGTTCGATGGgggtgtgtgggtgggggggttggggatgGAGGTtgaaatggaaggaaggaagtgaTTGTTGAAGGGGGGTTGTGGGGTATAGTGAAAAGCTCCTGTCAGTTGGGTAGCAAGGGCAGCAGTCTACTGTTGCACGCTGGTCACGCCGCAgggcagaagaggagagagggaccTCTGGAGGAGACGCAGAAGATGGAGATGGAGAGGTTAGTCTTTGCCTGTTTaagtgatttatgtatatttatgtatttcgaGATTCATAGCTCGGCGTCTCCCTTAGCTTGTCACATCTTAATTGAAAGTGGCTCCAATCTTCGGATACTAGCAATTGACGTTGAATGATCACATCTTGAGTTAAACAGTAATACAGTTTTATATCAATTTCAATAACGAGTAAACATTGGTTCTCTTAGATTACATTATCAGACGTCATTggtaaatttaccataaataacagaaatttttttattttacattttgttttacaaTGATTAATGCATTCACatttataacgtatatatatatatatatatatatatatatatatatatatatatatatatatatatatatatatatatatagtatatatatatatatatatagatatatatatatattatgtgtgttcgTACTTGGGTGCATGCTTGCGTGCTTGTGCATTTCTTTCGCAGCCATATTCATAAAGCATGAATATCTCTGCACGTGAATACAAGCGTTAGGCTGTCTCTATTTATGCATGTTTTGCTACTGAACCATGCCCGTTTATGTTAGGATAcatcgtgtatgtatatgtatatatatgtgtgtgtgtatgtgtgtgtatgatcacTCAGACGTCAACCGCATCCAGTATCACTCTTATTTTAGTGCCCACCCACCCAACCCCGAACCGTTTAGGCCAATATCAAGGAGCCTCTGTGTATTTGAAGCTGATCATCATCCTCCATTTCATCTCCttagaacactctctctctctctctctctctctctctctctctctctctctctctctctctctcagagatcaCAGACAACCAGAGATCACAGACAAGCAGCCTCTTTGCCTGGATAATTTAATTGGAGGCCTATCTCGCTTTATTGGATTTTTGCTCGCCGCGTAGGCCTAGTTTGGGACGAACGCTCTCGTTAAACTCGAACGTCGAGGGAAATTCACAACTCTGCCAGGTTGTGGAGGTTGTTGCGTAGCGAACCGAGCGAGTGTTCGCTGGTTGTTAGGTTGTTTATGTTGTGATTGTTAAGTGGGTatcagtaattattattttttcgctTGGGGcaatggttttattattattattattattattattattattattattattattattattattattattgctgttatgaAATCAGCTACATTCCAGGTTGTAGGTTGTTGTGGATTAACGGTATTTAAccacctattattattttttttttatttttttttcaatagacagtatattcaataaaacctgtaatcATACACATCTTTAAATGAATGTACTATTACATAACTAGGAATttgtttctcattattattattattattattatatctattattatcattattattattatttaaattcagTATTACCATGTGTATATGGTGGACTAAGTATGTATACACAGGTAATATAACACCGGGTAAACTCGCTATCACTATTATCACTCAAAATTTGTCCACGAGACATCAGTGTGTGATAAATTGATAACATTTTAACGGCTAATCTACCACGTTACGTTCCTGTTTtggaaaatctaataaaaaaaaaaaggggggggggtgggggggggggggggggggggggggggaaaaaaaaaaaaaaaatttaaaaatatattaatgtatttaatatatataataatatgataatacaatattataataatacatatgttatataataacatatataataataaaattatgtatatatatgttatatattatataaatattttagatgagatttatcttcccgccactggccagtggcataaggctgaatatatattatattatatatatatatatatatatctatatatatgatatatacatatataaatatatgtatatatatatatatatatatatattatatatataatacaaatgtataaaatacatatatatatatatatatatataaatatgtatatatatgtatatatgtatatatgtatatatatatatatatatatatatatatatatacctacaattATGCAAAAGTTATAGTCGCAGGAAACTATAACTCAGTTTCAAAAAGTTGTTTTTTGactggggaaaaaaaataatatagttttttGTATTCTATCGAGTTCTGTATTTCATTCTTCATATTCTGATCGCTCCAGCAGCTGGCCCAGCTATTAATGCGACTGGGAAACGAAAGAAAGATTCAAAATTCTTTTACAGGCCGAAAgaatatcatgattttttaagTGTTCTGTTGGCCTTTCGTTCGTCACGGAATTTTTGCTGAAAGAAATATTCGCGAGACTTTTAGTAGACGCAGGTAATTCGCTGTGAATTATGTTATAGCTTCAGTTTGTTCCAACCTGAACTAGATTCACTTCATTCGCCTTAGATTAATTCATTACGCTATTAATCCAGAggagatattttattattattattattattattattattattattatttattattgttattattattcggtaGTAGGTGAAACCTATCAGATGGAATAAGCCATAGCTCTTtggctatttatttatataattaattaatatatactatatatataactatatatatataattactatatatatataatataaatattatataatatattctattatatctatatataatataaatatatatatattataatatatatatatattataatatataatataatatatatataatatatattatatatgtatatataatatatataattcacaaatttttatatatgtatatatatatttagttgtatatatttctgtaatataagttaaattatataaatatttatatatatatatatatagatagttattatgatctatatatatactactatatataactatattatatatatatataatattacattttatatgtaattatatatttatgttgtatatatttaatgtatataagtataataatatgcaatatttaattataaaatttaatataatatatatattagtatagattaTACGATGCATAAAATCCCCAAAGATGATCATTTCCCCCAAGCCATCAATCAGCAGGAAAGGAAGATTGCCAAAGCGCCCCGACGAGAAACAGCTGATCAATGTAAACACACTGTTGACACACCGAATATTAAAAAAGGCAAAAGCATCAGGATGACATCTTATGGAAAGGAGTACTAGATCCCATTGGTAAGTTTGTTTACTcggagggggggttggggtgggggggtgggcgaAAATATACCTCGTCGAAGGTTCTCTATCTCAAGGGATACGACTCTTGTCTGATGAAtggctaaataaataataatgccacTGGTTGGCTGGCTGATCTAATTTGGCGGGAGGGTGGTTCCTCAGACACACCCACGCACatactgtatatacgtatatatacttattattatattatatataatatatttattatatgtatattatatatattatatatattcatatatatacatataaatacttttagtatatatataatatatatatatatactatatatatatatatatactatatatatactatatcttatatatattatatatatatatatatatatattatacatatatatatatagttatatatatatataatatatatattacataaggtatatatatatatatatatatatatacttattataaaacaTGATGGAAAAACATAGGGTATTCAAAATAAACTGTGATCAAAGTCCATTTTATTATCAGCTTTTTTTCTTAGCTTTCAGCTCCACATCGGGTCACACGTCAAAGCTTTATGcccctttcaatttttttttatttttttggaaggggggaagggaggagctttttttttcattttgacaaTGGGGGCAAGTCTCCTCCCAACCGCCTCACACCCCACTCCACCACGTCCAACCCCATCGCAACCAAAGCCCCCATTTTTTACGTATTTCTTGAAGGCCGCCCGCCGCCCGCCCGCCTATTCTATCAGAGAGAAAAATGTGCAGGCGGGAAGGGGAGATATTCGTCCTGACTTTTCGAGATGGATCCCGAGACGATGAATAAAACATAACATGCAAATGACGCGAATTCCCCGCCGAAACAATCTACACCCATTATTCTTTCTATGCATTTCACGCGGCAAATTTCGCCCCCATCTTATTTTCTCTCGCCAACTACTCGAGCGCGCGAATACTGAgcaggagatggaggaggaggtggagatggaggtggaggaggagtaggaggtcgaggtagaggaggaggaaggggtggtggaggtggaggtggaggaggaggtggaaacaAGGTTCAGGAGGTGGAAGGTGATAGGGATAGGAAAGAGAGGTATAGAGGAGGCAAAGAACGAGAGGGGAAGGGAGGTGGgtagggggatgggaggggggacCGAGAAGGGGTGGGACTTGGAGGTGGAGTAGCAAAAAAGGGGAGGGGAGTAAGAAGAgcgtggagggggaggaggaggaggaggagaggggacgTAGGCGAAAGAGGGTGgggtgagggaggaggagagacagAAGAAGACGCAGAGTTTAAAGAAGAAAGGATGAGAATGGAGGGAAAGAGGAAGGGGTGAGGGGGTGGAAGGGGggcaggggagggagggggaggggggaagagagagTTGCGGTAATGGCCAGAGTTTCAGAATTTTTCGATGGGCCCACATAAATTGCTCCCGGGGCGCTAAAAGGAAGCCTCCGTTTGAGGAGGAATATAAAGAGACACCGAACGCGAATTGACGTCGAAAGTAAGGAGCATGAAATAAGAGAGATTTCTTGGgttctatttttgtatatatctatatatatatatatatatatatatatatatatatctatatatatatacgcagaagccaggattttacttcattgtggattgtatccccacatatatatatatatatatatatatatatatatatatatatatatatatctatatatatatatgtaggtgtacatatatattcctCTCGCCAAATCACCGGGTTATTCAATACTCTCGCATCAGAACGCTGGAAAAAAAATCGAGAGAGCAGAAGCAAAGGATATAATGCAAGAACGCCTTATTCCCTTCGACTGGACAAATCAAATCGTGAAACGTCATATTTTTTGCTTAAATTACTCTCACCAGCCGTTTACTTTGTAAACTTcagtaacagaaataaataactgtAAATGGAGTAGATATGTAAACCTTAAAATACTCTCACCAGCTGTTTATTTCGTTAacttcagtaaaaataaataaataactgtaaatGGAGTAGATATGTAAACCTTAAAATACTCTACAGCTATTTCTTacttcagtaaaataaaataaataactgtaaAGGATAAGATATAAACTTTAAATACTCTCAACCTGTGATTTCGTTAacttcagtaaaaataaataaataactgtaaatGGAGTAGATATGTAAACCTTAAAATACTCTCACAAactgtttattttgttaatttcaataataagaaaattaactgTAAATAGAGAAGATATTTAACGtacaatctattttttttttatttctgtaataaaTTGAAATGGCAAAGAACGCAGCACaacagttgaaataaaaaaaaaacattctagcTTTTATAAGCTGCTTTAATAgggaattcattaaaataaatagaaaataaattagagAAAAATATGCTTCCTTACAAACAATATGTCGCAGACGATTCTGCCATTAATCACTTAAATTTTCACTTAGGAAAttaaaacggaaataaaaaaaataaatagataaataaataaaaatttagcaaaattattcatgaaaaattaaaacagaaaaaataatcatatatatactataaatattatattcatatatacgtaaatattatatatatatatatatatatatatattatatatatatatatatatatatagatagatagatagatagatagatagatatatacatacatgcatatatatatatatatatatatatatatatatatatatatatatatatatatatatatatatatatatatagtatagattagatagatagatagatatatacataccatatatatatatatatatatatatatatatatatatatatatatatatatatatatatgtcgcagACGATTCTGCCATTAATCACTTAAATTTTCACTTAGGAAAttaaaacggaaataaaaaaaaataaattagataaataaataaaaatttagcaaaattattcatgaaaaattaaaacagaaaaaataatcatatatatactataaatatatatatatatactgtaaatatatatatatatatatatatatatatatatatatatatagatagatagatagatagatagatagatagatagatatatacatacatacatacctatatatatatatatatatatatataatatatatatatatatatatatatatagatagatagatagatagatagatagatatatatatacatatatatatatatatatatatatatatatatatatatatatatatatatatatatatattaccaatcgCTCGAATCTTCTCCAGTAACAAAATTGATAAGCAGGATATCAGAGAgaattatgcattatatataatttttttgtctatTATGCCTTTCTGTCCTTTGATTTTTTCAATGCACGCTATATTGCAAGTGTTTATACTTGGgatactttcaaaattatatatatagatatatatatatatatatattcactatttagATATTGCCTTTTAACTGGAGATGGTTCCTAAGGAAGGCAAAGACTATGTTCAGAATCACATTCACTTCACACTTAGATTGCTTTTAAAGCTatttgtctattattttttttatttcctttttataatcATTACGGCGACAATAACCTAGAGGTGTTGTGACGTCTGTTTAAGTAGCTGTAATCAGTCAAAAGTCTGTTCATTTCTTACTAGATTTTCCACCAACCTAACATCCTCCATTTTATCAGCATGATCGAACTGTCTATACACAACTCTCATTTACTATCGTTCCTTACTACTACTCCTATGCATATGTATAAGGAGACATCCTcctgatacatatacataaatattcactTCAGGAGTCTTCACCTTCAATCTTCTTTTCGCAATCAGCATTCACaccttcctttaaaaaaaaaaatgacgagtcAAAAGCTGTGTAAATAAGCAAAACTAAGCGCgtctgtgagtgtatgtatgtatgcatgtagtagtaaatatatatatatatatatatatatatatatatatatatatatatatatatatatatatatatatatatagatatatgtatatatatatacatatatatatatagtatatatatctacatatatatatatatatatatatatatatatatatatattcatacatataatatatatatatatatatatatataaattcctctgttaaaacaggatacgtctcaagtataaaaggcattAAAAACACTCTGTTTAAAGCCAAGGACTAAAGTGAGTCCACCCTTATCAAgaaatgaatgacagaaggattttaatatatacatactatacacacacatatatatatataaatatatatatatataatatatatatatatatatatatatatatatatatatatatatatatatgtatatgaacagaATATGGAGACCATTTTGGTTGATATGTTGACATATTCtcgtcatttaattttttttctaaatctctgAAATAGCCTTAATGAATGAGGAACAGCTTTTGgtcaaaaaataattcaacagaAATCAATTGATTGGTTTCTCTCAACGGGTTTTCGTGGCacaatttttattcatcatttctttttttttatttttttttattttattttttttttgcaaatgaaatgtaaaatataaagctGATTCATCTTTCAGTTGCGAAATGTAAAAGGAGGAATAAATTAATGACTGACTTAAGAAATAGGCCACAACGAAATTTACGCAGAATTTGAAAATAAGTTGGCAcgctagattaaaaaaaaaaattaaacgactGAACAAGTCTCACGAAGTCTGGGTTTAAATCGTTGTGCAATAACCGCGAATTTAAattctaaaataatttgaatgatatagaaaaaaaacagcgTTTTATTTATCACATAAGCTTAACGTTCGactttaaattcttttattttgattattaaatGTTTTGGATCCATAACTCCACTTTCGCTGAGAGAACAAATTACTGTTTtcagtttatagaaaaaaaagcaaaatgtttTGCCGGGTTCTTAATCTTTACCAaaatatttagtaatatatttggGGATACCGACACAGACACAGgcacccacactatatatatatatatatatatatatatatatatatatatatatatatatatatatatatatatatttatatatatagctacatatgcGTGTGGGTGTGATTCTGTGTATTAGgtggtgtatattattatatatatactatatattatatatataatatataattatatatatatatagtatatgtgtgtgtgatgtgtgtgtgtgtgtgtgtgtgtgtgtgtgtgtgtatatatatatatatatatataggttatatatatatatatatatatatattacttatatatatatatatatataatttatttatttatatatatatataatatatataatatatgataatctatatataatataatatatatataggacaggtaaagaaaaaaatatactcagataaaaaaaaaaaaaaacattctcgtAAAGTATTTAAGAACGTTTTTTTTGGTTGATATTCACAATCGGCATTTTTAGCCTTCCAGAAAAATTAGAAGAAATAAATTGCCAACATTTCCTTAGCGTGAAATCAAACAAATTGCCAACTCAGAAATAGCGAGTAGACTCGATAGCTTTACACATAAATGTATAAGAATGAATGCGTTGTGGCTGATGTGCTAAATGGTATGAATAAACCACAACAATATTTTTCTTAGGTGCCGCCTTGATCAGATGGAATAGCTCCTGTCATGATTATTAGATTAACAGTTAAAAAATACGCATAACATTAGTTACTGCCgcagggggggaggaggggggggcggTGATTCTTTAgcgatgggaggttgaaaccaacagtctttggaagcttgaatttcaagtcagtggcccctttggtgggcttgttccttgtgaataggtctcatctactgaaataataataataataataatacaatagctgtttcaacggcatttaatttatatagaatcttctcaattcttttatgttataaatacttgtaaaacgtatcttaattcactttactgtatactctcatagatgactgcctgtgcgctgtcgacacgttagaggaataaaccta
The DNA window shown above is from Macrobrachium nipponense isolate FS-2020 chromosome 30, ASM1510439v2, whole genome shotgun sequence and carries:
- the LOC135201969 gene encoding RNA-binding protein cabeza-like; its protein translation is MDGGSIHKRSSGIDSGDRLESTMDRGSIHRRSSGIDNGRRFRPQTIAWNRQWRSTGIERDGGGGGDGGGGGVGGRGRGGGRGGGGGGGGGGGNKVQEVEGDRDRKERYRGGKEREGKGGG